From Cellulomonas dongxiuzhuiae, the proteins below share one genomic window:
- a CDS encoding TOBE domain-containing protein, translated as MPSHRVTDAATLLGVSDDTVRRWIDSGRLASTRGPGGHHEVDGLALAELARALGTEPEPGSSRRSTRNRLRGIVTRVVRDTVMAQVEIQAGPYRVVSLISREAADELGLEPGVVAVASVKATDVAVEHVEGR; from the coding sequence ATGCCGAGCCACCGCGTGACGGACGCCGCGACGCTGCTCGGGGTGAGCGACGACACCGTGCGCCGCTGGATCGACTCCGGCCGCCTCGCGTCCACGCGCGGCCCCGGTGGCCACCACGAGGTCGACGGGCTCGCGCTCGCGGAGCTCGCGCGTGCCCTCGGCACGGAGCCGGAGCCGGGCAGCAGCCGCCGGTCCACCCGCAACCGCCTGCGCGGCATCGTCACGCGGGTCGTGCGCGACACCGTGATGGCGCAGGTCGAGATCCAGGCGGGTCCCTACCGGGTCGTGTCCCTCATCAGCCGCGAGGCGGCCGACGAGCTGGGCCTCGAGCCCGGGGTCGTGGCGGTCGCGTCCGTCAAGGCCACGGACGTCGCGGTCGAGCACGTCGAGGGCCGATGA
- a CDS encoding molybdenum cofactor biosynthesis protein MoaE: MTTDDSRLHAPARRVALAQVTTDPVDVDALARAVGDDAAGAVVTFAGVVRDHDGGRGVTGLEYVAHPGAQDVVRRVVADVAARSDVDAVACVHRVGVLAVGECALGVAVSAPHRQQAFAAAALLVDEIKTHLPVWKRQDLAAGGHEWVGSA, encoded by the coding sequence GTGACCACCGACGACTCGCGCCTGCACGCCCCCGCCCGCCGCGTCGCGCTCGCGCAGGTCACGACCGACCCCGTCGACGTCGACGCGCTGGCACGTGCCGTGGGGGACGACGCAGCCGGCGCCGTCGTGACCTTCGCCGGTGTCGTGCGGGACCACGACGGCGGGCGCGGTGTCACCGGGCTGGAGTACGTGGCGCACCCCGGTGCGCAGGACGTCGTGCGCCGTGTCGTCGCCGACGTCGCCGCCCGCAGCGACGTCGACGCCGTCGCGTGCGTGCACCGGGTCGGCGTGCTCGCGGTGGGGGAGTGCGCGCTCGGTGTGGCGGTGTCCGCGCCGCACCGGCAGCAGGCCTTCGCGGCCGCGGCGCTGCTCGTCGACGAGATCAAGACGCACCTGCCGGTGTGGAAGCGCCAGGACCTGGCGGCCGGCGGCCACGAGTGGGTGGGCAGCGCCTGA